In a genomic window of Shouchella clausii:
- the rnc gene encoding ribonuclease III, with protein MAQSSKYQRKPRSGERKRSQRRLELTEEQKKQFDDLLVRTGLTFENRKLLIQAFTHSSYVNEQRIFSSSDNERLEFLGDAVLELAVSQYLFKTYKNMSEGDMTKLRASIVCEPSLARFAEELQFGKLVLLGKGEEVTGGRTRPALLADVFEAFIGALYMDQGLEPVFMFLARFMYPKIKEGAFTYKMDFKSQLQEFVQRDNRGQIRYLIVQERGPAHDREFVSDVQLNEETIGTGTGRSKKEAEQLAAKQALLALNQKES; from the coding sequence AGTACCAACGCAAGCCTCGGTCAGGCGAGCGAAAACGGAGTCAGCGGCGGTTAGAGCTGACGGAAGAACAAAAAAAGCAGTTTGACGACCTCCTTGTCCGGACGGGTCTAACGTTTGAAAACCGCAAACTACTGATTCAAGCATTTACCCATTCCTCGTATGTGAATGAACAACGAATTTTTTCATCATCGGATAATGAACGTTTGGAATTTCTTGGCGATGCTGTTTTAGAATTGGCTGTCTCCCAATATTTATTTAAAACGTACAAAAATATGAGCGAAGGCGATATGACGAAATTGCGCGCTTCGATCGTATGCGAACCATCCTTAGCCCGTTTTGCCGAAGAGTTGCAGTTCGGCAAACTTGTCCTTCTTGGCAAAGGGGAGGAAGTGACAGGGGGACGAACACGCCCTGCGCTCCTTGCAGATGTGTTTGAGGCATTTATTGGTGCCCTTTATATGGATCAAGGGCTTGAGCCTGTGTTTATGTTTTTGGCGCGTTTTATGTATCCGAAAATTAAAGAGGGCGCGTTCACATACAAGATGGATTTTAAAAGTCAACTGCAAGAATTTGTGCAACGGGATAACCGCGGCCAAATTCGTTATTTAATTGTCCAAGAAAGAGGGCCTGCCCACGATCGTGAATTTGTCTCAGATGTGCAGCTAAATGAGGAAACAATTGGCACAGGGACAGGGCGCTCCAAAAAAGAAGCTGAGCAGCTAGCTGCGAAACAAGCGCTGCTTGCGCTCAACCAAAAAGAAAGCTAG
- a CDS encoding DUF1128 domain-containing protein: MASLTLEEIETMLDDMKKKLNVVNASVITSDSVSPAKHDDLIALHAHVMRRPSFSISEMDEIVQELGQLRGRKS; encoded by the coding sequence TTGGCTTCATTAACACTTGAAGAAATTGAAACGATGCTTGATGACATGAAAAAGAAACTGAATGTTGTTAACGCCAGCGTCATTACAAGCGACAGTGTTAGCCCCGCTAAACATGACGACTTAATTGCGTTGCACGCTCATGTGATGCGGCGCCCGTCCTTCTCGATTAGCGAGATGGACGAAATTGTCCAGGAACTTGGCCAGCTTCGAGGTAGAAAAAGCTAG
- the smc gene encoding chromosome segregation protein SMC — protein MFLKRLEVKGFKSFAEPILVDFVPGVTAVVGPNGSGKSNIADAVRWVLGEQSARSLRGAKMEDIIFAGSDSRKAVNMAEVSLILDNEDGHLAIDYSEVSVTRRLYRSGESEYLINRNSCRLKDIVDLFLDSGLGREAYSIIGQGKIEEILSSKAEERRTIFEEAAGVLKYKTRKNKAVKRLEQTEENLVRVADILNELEEQVEPLREQASIAEEYKLLAEEQRTLDIQVIAQEITELYENWTSESDKLKKLKEQLQARKDSLEKAEEKLAAYREEHAAIRQTAADLHKKRLEVSEALEKNEGRRGVLEERKKHALHNEEQLIEAIKEREANKIALQQKLDELLKQYEAVKQKDDELKANFDEAERHLTRSKEDVSSELEDAKGDYIEWLNEQASLRNERRYLEEQLQQKQRNARRAESAAAASKKEAQQLEQEAAERAQVLKAAEQSFAEAKMTQHRYLSEEETVKNRYYKREAKLYEAYGLLQKITSRREVLQEMEAEYAGFFQGVKEILKQRGSSLPGIVGAAAELISVPKKFEAAIELVLGAQAQYVVVDDEAAAREAISFLKQRRLGRATFLPLTTVKARVVPEAVITAIANEPGYLGIAADVVGAKPEHKQAVGFLLGSTILAETLPQANKIAKRSGHRFRVVTLEGDIVNPGGSMTGGSAKQNQSSLLGRKREKEELDAKKTKLEEAIRDLEKQVKHDKERRQQLQETIAKGEAQKAQAQETLEEAQRAYQEASIAYERARQEVERIEQQSKEQDAEEAKTLDRFLEIEEAEKKAIAESMRLEEKIKQLEARLASEQQSKEEWQAKLTELRVTRAETKQQLQYVDAQRQELAAALQKEQQELLQAKEHLALVTSSADEQAHTSESLAEQIAAGKQEKQALAAKLAELEEKEAALNDRYKQLEAETKSAQGEHSYLLEESQKLEVRVNRLDVDLDYRLNRLREEYELSYEAAASRYPLSQPLEQAKMRLSLVKRSIDELGTVNLGAIEEYARVRERYEFLREQKSDLLEARVSLDQAIAEMDEEMSKRFGETFANIRAHFQTVFTKLFGGGDADLVLTNKDDLLTTGIEIIARPPGKKRQQLGLLSGGERALTAIALLFAILQVRPVPFCVLDEVEAALDEANVSRFAQYLHDFSRKTQFIVITHRKGTMEGADVLYGVTMEESGVSRLVSVKLEETRQLIGS, from the coding sequence ATGTTCCTCAAGCGACTTGAAGTAAAAGGATTTAAGTCTTTTGCAGAACCGATACTAGTAGATTTTGTGCCAGGCGTCACAGCAGTTGTTGGGCCGAATGGCAGTGGAAAAAGCAATATTGCCGATGCGGTCCGTTGGGTGCTCGGCGAACAGAGCGCCCGTTCGCTCCGAGGCGCAAAAATGGAAGACATTATTTTTGCAGGAAGTGATTCTCGTAAAGCTGTAAATATGGCCGAGGTTTCACTCATTCTCGATAATGAAGATGGCCATTTGGCGATTGACTACAGCGAAGTAAGCGTAACGAGGCGTTTGTACCGCTCAGGGGAAAGCGAATACTTAATTAACCGCAACTCGTGCCGTTTAAAAGACATTGTCGATTTGTTCCTGGACTCTGGCCTTGGCCGGGAAGCGTACTCCATTATCGGTCAAGGAAAAATCGAGGAAATTTTAAGCAGCAAGGCTGAAGAACGGCGAACAATTTTTGAAGAAGCAGCAGGTGTGCTTAAATATAAAACAAGGAAAAACAAAGCTGTGAAGCGGCTAGAGCAAACGGAAGAAAACTTAGTCCGTGTCGCCGACATTTTAAATGAATTAGAAGAACAAGTTGAGCCACTCCGCGAACAAGCATCCATTGCCGAAGAGTACAAATTGTTGGCCGAAGAACAACGGACATTAGATATACAAGTGATTGCGCAGGAAATTACAGAGCTTTACGAAAACTGGACATCGGAGTCTGACAAGCTAAAAAAGTTAAAAGAGCAGCTGCAAGCGCGCAAGGACAGCTTAGAAAAGGCTGAAGAAAAGCTTGCAGCTTACCGTGAAGAACATGCCGCTATCCGGCAAACGGCAGCGGACCTCCATAAGAAACGGTTAGAAGTGAGCGAAGCGCTTGAAAAAAATGAAGGGCGCCGCGGCGTACTGGAAGAACGAAAAAAGCATGCCCTCCATAATGAAGAACAGCTGATCGAGGCGATAAAAGAGCGTGAAGCTAATAAAATAGCGTTGCAACAAAAGCTGGACGAACTGTTAAAACAATATGAGGCGGTCAAACAGAAAGACGACGAATTAAAGGCGAACTTTGATGAGGCGGAACGCCATTTAACGCGTTCAAAAGAAGACGTAAGCAGCGAATTGGAAGACGCAAAAGGCGATTACATTGAATGGCTGAATGAACAGGCATCGCTTCGGAATGAACGGCGTTACTTGGAGGAACAGCTGCAGCAAAAACAACGCAATGCACGCCGGGCAGAGTCGGCGGCTGCAGCTAGCAAAAAAGAAGCGCAACAGCTAGAGCAAGAGGCAGCTGAACGGGCACAGGTGCTTAAAGCGGCTGAACAGTCTTTTGCTGAAGCAAAAATGACGCAACATCGTTACCTATCTGAAGAAGAAACAGTTAAAAACCGCTACTATAAACGAGAGGCAAAACTGTATGAAGCCTATGGGTTGTTGCAAAAAATCACTTCCCGGCGCGAAGTGCTCCAAGAAATGGAAGCTGAATATGCCGGTTTCTTCCAAGGCGTAAAAGAAATTTTAAAACAGCGGGGATCGTCCCTTCCAGGCATCGTTGGCGCAGCCGCCGAATTAATAAGTGTGCCTAAAAAGTTTGAAGCGGCTATAGAATTGGTGCTCGGCGCCCAAGCGCAATACGTGGTTGTCGACGACGAGGCTGCTGCGAGAGAAGCGATCTCGTTTTTGAAACAACGGCGCCTAGGCCGGGCAACGTTTTTACCGCTAACTACGGTCAAAGCTCGTGTCGTTCCAGAAGCAGTTATAACGGCGATAGCGAATGAGCCAGGCTACTTAGGGATCGCTGCAGATGTCGTCGGAGCTAAGCCTGAACATAAGCAGGCTGTCGGCTTTTTGCTCGGTTCGACCATATTGGCGGAGACGCTTCCGCAAGCAAACAAAATCGCCAAGCGCAGTGGCCATCGTTTCCGTGTTGTCACGCTAGAAGGAGATATTGTCAATCCAGGCGGGTCAATGACTGGAGGCAGCGCAAAGCAAAATCAGTCCTCCTTACTTGGGCGAAAGCGGGAAAAAGAAGAACTGGACGCCAAAAAGACCAAGTTAGAAGAGGCGATTCGCGATTTAGAAAAACAAGTAAAGCATGACAAAGAACGGCGCCAACAGCTGCAAGAAACGATTGCTAAAGGTGAAGCGCAAAAAGCGCAAGCACAAGAAACGCTTGAAGAAGCTCAACGTGCTTACCAAGAAGCAAGCATTGCCTATGAACGTGCTAGGCAGGAAGTGGAGCGGATCGAACAGCAATCCAAAGAACAAGATGCGGAAGAAGCCAAAACGCTAGACCGCTTTCTGGAAATTGAAGAAGCCGAAAAAAAAGCGATTGCTGAGTCAATGCGCTTAGAAGAAAAAATAAAACAGTTGGAAGCACGACTGGCATCTGAGCAACAATCCAAAGAAGAATGGCAAGCAAAGCTAACGGAACTCCGAGTCACACGTGCGGAAACGAAACAACAGCTCCAATACGTTGACGCACAGCGTCAAGAATTAGCAGCGGCTCTTCAAAAAGAACAACAAGAGTTGTTGCAGGCGAAAGAGCATTTAGCCCTTGTGACGAGCAGTGCTGATGAACAAGCGCATACATCCGAATCCCTTGCTGAACAAATTGCTGCTGGAAAGCAGGAAAAACAGGCTTTGGCAGCAAAGCTTGCAGAGCTGGAAGAAAAAGAAGCAGCGTTGAATGACCGTTACAAACAACTTGAAGCAGAAACGAAGAGCGCCCAAGGTGAACATTCCTACTTACTAGAGGAAAGCCAGAAGCTAGAAGTGCGTGTCAATCGACTTGATGTCGACTTGGACTATCGCCTAAATCGCCTCCGTGAAGAGTATGAACTTTCCTATGAAGCAGCGGCAAGCCGCTACCCGCTTTCCCAGCCTTTGGAACAAGCGAAAATGCGGCTATCATTGGTGAAACGTTCAATCGATGAACTAGGAACAGTCAATTTAGGCGCGATTGAAGAATATGCCCGTGTCCGGGAGAGGTATGAGTTTTTGCGTGAACAAAAAAGTGATCTCCTCGAGGCAAGGGTTTCACTCGATCAGGCAATTGCAGAGATGGACGAAGAAATGTCCAAACGCTTTGGTGAGACGTTTGCGAACATCCGGGCTCACTTTCAAACCGTGTTTACGAAACTATTTGGCGGGGGCGATGCGGATCTCGTATTGACGAACAAAGACGATTTATTAACAACAGGAATTGAGATTATTGCTCGCCCTCCAGGAAAAAAGCGGCAGCAACTTGGACTGCTTTCTGGAGGAGAGAGGGCGCTGACAGCGATCGCGCTTCTATTTGCGATCTTGCAAGTTAGGCCTGTTCCTTTCTGCGTCCTCGATGAAGTCGAAGCAGCGCTGGATGAAGCGAATGTAAGCCGCTTTGCCCAGTACTTGCATGATTTCTCACGAAAAACGCAGTTTATTGTCATTACGCACCGTAAAGGAACAATGGAAGGGGCTGACGTCCTTTACGGTGTGACGATGGAAGAGTCAGGGGTTTCACGGCTCGTATCCGTTAAATTGGAAGAAACCCGCCAATTAATTGGAAGCTAG
- the ftsY gene encoding signal recognition particle-docking protein FtsY, which yields MSFFKKLREKMAQQTNEVADKFKHGLEKTRTSFSGKINELVARYRKIDEDFFEDLEEILIGADVGVSTVMELVDELKEEVRLRNLKDTEEIQPVISEKLASLLEKDDKDTTLQLQEGLSVILVVGVNGVGKTTSIGKLAHYLKGQGKSVVLAAGDTFRAGAIDQLDVWGERVGVPVIKQQEGSDPAAVMYDAIAWARSRKADVLICDTAGRLQNKVNLMNELAKVKRVIEREVPGAPHEVLLVVDATTGQNALSQAKAFAASTDVSGLVLTKLDGTAKGGIVIAIRQELDLPVKFIGLGEQKDDLQPFDAEQFVYGLFQDAIDAEKE from the coding sequence GTGAGCTTTTTTAAAAAATTGAGAGAAAAAATGGCGCAGCAAACGAATGAAGTAGCGGACAAATTTAAACATGGATTAGAAAAAACACGGACAAGCTTTTCGGGCAAAATCAATGAGCTTGTCGCCCGCTACCGTAAAATCGACGAAGATTTCTTTGAAGACTTGGAGGAAATCCTGATTGGCGCCGATGTCGGTGTTTCAACAGTAATGGAACTTGTTGACGAATTAAAGGAAGAAGTGCGTTTGCGCAACTTAAAGGACACCGAAGAGATACAGCCTGTCATTTCCGAAAAACTAGCTAGTCTCTTAGAAAAAGACGATAAAGACACAACGCTCCAATTACAAGAAGGGTTGAGCGTCATTCTTGTTGTTGGCGTAAATGGCGTCGGCAAAACGACGTCCATTGGCAAGCTCGCCCATTATTTAAAAGGGCAAGGAAAATCTGTCGTGCTCGCCGCTGGCGATACATTCCGAGCGGGTGCGATTGACCAGCTTGACGTTTGGGGAGAACGTGTTGGCGTTCCAGTTATTAAACAGCAAGAAGGCTCTGACCCGGCGGCGGTCATGTATGATGCGATTGCTTGGGCACGTTCCCGCAAAGCCGATGTGCTTATTTGCGATACAGCGGGGCGCCTGCAAAACAAAGTCAATTTAATGAATGAGCTGGCAAAAGTAAAACGCGTCATTGAAAGGGAAGTGCCAGGAGCTCCCCACGAAGTACTGCTTGTCGTCGATGCGACAACAGGCCAAAATGCTTTGTCGCAAGCGAAAGCATTTGCAGCTTCAACTGACGTGAGCGGCCTTGTCCTCACGAAACTTGATGGCACGGCCAAAGGAGGCATTGTCATTGCCATTCGCCAAGAGCTTGATTTGCCAGTTAAGTTTATCGGGCTAGGTGAACAGAAAGACGATTTGCAGCCATTTGACGCTGAGCAATTTGTGTATGGGCTGTTTCAAGACGCGATCGATGCCGAAAAAGAATGA
- a CDS encoding putative DNA-binding protein, which produces MLDKTLRMNYLFDFYHSLLTEKQRNYMSYYYLDDLSLGEIADEYDVSRQAVYDNIRRTEAMLEEYEQKLRLLEKFETRRSLLAELRKAVASDQAVEACNSLIDRIEKLD; this is translated from the coding sequence ATGCTTGATAAGACGTTACGCATGAACTACTTGTTTGATTTTTATCATTCCTTGTTAACCGAAAAGCAGCGCAACTATATGTCCTATTATTATCTTGATGATTTATCGCTTGGAGAAATTGCAGACGAATATGACGTCAGCCGCCAAGCGGTTTATGACAATATTCGCCGGACAGAAGCCATGCTTGAAGAATACGAACAAAAGCTGAGGTTGCTTGAGAAGTTTGAAACGCGCCGTAGCTTGCTAGCAGAGCTGCGCAAAGCGGTTGCTTCCGATCAAGCTGTCGAGGCGTGCAACTCCCTTATTGACCGTATAGAGAAACTTGATTAG
- the ffh gene encoding signal recognition particle protein, with protein MAFEGLAARLQDTLTKIRGKGKVSEQDIKEMMREVRLALLEADVNFKVVKQFIANVKEKALGQEVMKSLTPGQQVIKVVNEELTALMGAEQSNIAVAQKPPTVVMMVGLQGAGKTTTTAKLANHLRKKHNRKPLLVACDVYRPAAIQQLETLGKQLNMPVFSKGTDANPVDIAKEAVATAKAEHHDYVLIDTAGRLHVDETLMAELQDMKAAVTPDEILLVVDSMTGQDAVNVAESFNNQLDVTGAVLTKLDGDTRGGAAISIKAVTNTPIKFAGMGEKIDQLEPFHPDRMASRILGMGDVLSLIEKAQANVDEEKAKELEKKLRKMDFTFDDFLEQLDQVKSMGPLEDLLGMMPGMNKAKGMKNLKVDEKQLTRVEAIVKSMTPLEKRDPSVINGSRRKRIAKGSGTTIQDVNRLLKQFEDMKKMMKQMTAMQGGKGKKRGKGLGGLKLPF; from the coding sequence ATGGCATTTGAAGGACTTGCCGCGCGCCTGCAAGATACGTTGACAAAAATTCGCGGCAAAGGCAAAGTCAGCGAACAAGACATCAAAGAAATGATGCGAGAAGTCCGGTTGGCATTGCTTGAAGCGGACGTTAACTTTAAAGTCGTAAAGCAATTCATTGCGAATGTGAAAGAAAAGGCGCTTGGCCAAGAAGTTATGAAAAGCCTAACGCCTGGCCAGCAAGTGATCAAAGTCGTAAACGAAGAGTTGACCGCATTGATGGGGGCGGAGCAAAGCAACATTGCTGTTGCCCAAAAACCGCCAACTGTGGTGATGATGGTAGGCTTGCAAGGTGCTGGGAAAACGACGACAACGGCAAAGCTCGCCAATCATTTGCGCAAGAAGCACAACCGCAAGCCACTGCTCGTTGCCTGTGACGTTTACCGCCCAGCGGCTATCCAACAGTTGGAGACGCTTGGCAAGCAACTGAACATGCCTGTCTTTTCCAAAGGGACGGACGCCAATCCAGTTGACATAGCTAAAGAGGCAGTTGCGACTGCTAAAGCAGAACATCATGATTATGTGTTGATTGATACGGCTGGCCGCCTTCATGTAGATGAAACGTTAATGGCGGAACTGCAAGATATGAAAGCAGCTGTCACACCTGATGAAATTTTGCTAGTCGTCGATTCGATGACAGGTCAAGATGCAGTCAATGTCGCAGAGAGCTTTAACAACCAGCTTGATGTCACAGGTGCTGTGTTGACGAAACTAGATGGCGATACCCGCGGAGGGGCTGCGATTTCCATTAAGGCGGTAACAAATACGCCGATTAAATTTGCCGGCATGGGCGAAAAAATTGACCAGCTAGAACCGTTCCATCCAGATAGGATGGCTTCTAGAATTCTCGGCATGGGCGATGTTCTGTCGTTAATCGAAAAAGCGCAAGCGAATGTCGATGAAGAAAAAGCAAAAGAGCTTGAGAAAAAACTTCGCAAAATGGACTTTACGTTCGATGATTTTCTAGAGCAGCTCGACCAAGTCAAAAGCATGGGGCCTCTTGAAGATTTGCTAGGGATGATGCCGGGGATGAATAAGGCAAAAGGCATGAAAAACCTAAAGGTCGATGAAAAGCAATTGACTCGAGTTGAAGCGATTGTAAAGTCAATGACGCCTCTTGAAAAACGAGATCCGAGCGTCATAAACGGCAGCCGCCGCAAACGTATTGCAAAGGGAAGCGGCACGACAATCCAAGATGTCAACCGCTTGTTAAAGCAGTTTGAAGACATGAAAAAAATGATGAAACAAATGACCGCCATGCAAGGCGGCAAAGGGAAAAAACGAGGCAAAGGCCTTGGCGGGCTTAAGCTCCCGTTCTGA
- the rpsP gene encoding 30S ribosomal protein S16 translates to MAVKIRLKRMGSKKAPFYRVVVADSRFPRDGRFIEEIGTYNPIAQPAQVNIKEDKALEWMKKGAKPSDTVRSLFSNAGLMEKLHNEKNGK, encoded by the coding sequence ATGGCTGTTAAAATTCGTTTAAAACGTATGGGTTCAAAGAAAGCCCCATTTTATCGTGTAGTAGTTGCCGATTCTCGCTTTCCGCGTGATGGCCGCTTTATTGAAGAGATTGGTACGTACAACCCAATCGCGCAACCTGCTCAAGTAAACATTAAAGAAGACAAAGCGCTAGAATGGATGAAAAAAGGCGCGAAACCTTCTGATACTGTGCGCAGCTTGTTTTCGAACGCTGGCCTAATGGAAAAGCTACACAACGAAAAAAACGGTAAGTAA
- a CDS encoding KH domain-containing protein, with the protein MKALVEHIARSLVDHPEAVQVEEIHEEKAHVLRLSVHPDDIGKVIGKQGRTAKAIRSVVYAACGKQNGRVRLDIVD; encoded by the coding sequence ATGAAAGCTTTAGTTGAACATATCGCCCGGTCGCTTGTCGATCATCCAGAGGCAGTTCAAGTTGAAGAAATTCATGAAGAAAAGGCACATGTGTTGCGCCTTTCGGTGCATCCTGACGATATTGGGAAAGTGATTGGCAAACAAGGAAGAACGGCAAAAGCGATCCGCTCGGTAGTGTATGCTGCTTGCGGCAAGCAAAACGGGCGGGTGCGCCTCGATATTGTCGACTAA
- a CDS encoding YlqD family protein — protein MKCIRTATVKHVLTESKKADLKKSFERDLTQIETELSQMEFQLQRALKPMKHTTAHGELQQKYRKEIKRREERMASLTFRIEQLMNLPIGTELAMGTTEIILDVKEGDKWIDEETELTIVVNDGYIAEIREGGASNDELV, from the coding sequence GTGAAATGCATCCGCACGGCCACCGTAAAGCATGTGTTAACGGAGTCGAAAAAAGCAGACTTGAAGAAATCATTTGAACGTGATTTAACACAAATCGAAACAGAGTTAAGCCAAATGGAATTTCAGCTTCAGCGGGCGCTAAAACCGATGAAACATACGACCGCCCATGGCGAACTTCAACAAAAATACAGGAAAGAAATAAAGCGGCGAGAAGAACGGATGGCTTCTCTGACGTTTCGGATTGAGCAGTTAATGAATTTGCCAATTGGGACTGAACTGGCGATGGGAACAACAGAAATCATTCTCGATGTTAAGGAAGGCGACAAGTGGATTGACGAAGAAACGGAGTTGACGATTGTCGTCAATGATGGGTATATTGCTGAAATTAGAGAGGGCGGGGCAAGTAATGACGAACTGGTATAA
- the rimM gene encoding ribosome maturation factor RimM (Essential for efficient processing of 16S rRNA), translating into MTNWYNVGRLVNTHGVRGEVRVLSNTDFPEERYANGSVLKVAKSPQSEGTLVTVRSHRTHKNFDLLTFEGYNSINEVECFKGSYLYVSEDQLSELDEHEYYYHEIIGCTVVDEEGTKLGKIKDIIETGANDVWVVDRQQRKDLLLPYIEEVVKEVDVENKHIRVHVMEGLDDE; encoded by the coding sequence ATGACGAACTGGTATAATGTTGGCAGGCTAGTGAACACACACGGAGTCCGCGGAGAGGTGCGTGTCCTCTCAAACACCGATTTCCCAGAGGAACGCTATGCGAACGGTTCGGTTCTAAAGGTGGCGAAATCTCCTCAATCTGAAGGGACACTTGTAACCGTTCGTAGCCATCGAACGCACAAAAACTTCGACTTGCTTACATTTGAAGGCTATAACTCCATCAATGAAGTCGAATGTTTTAAGGGAAGCTATTTATATGTATCAGAAGATCAGCTTAGCGAATTGGACGAGCATGAATATTACTACCATGAGATTATTGGCTGTACAGTCGTCGATGAAGAAGGCACCAAGCTAGGCAAAATTAAAGACATTATTGAAACAGGAGCAAACGACGTCTGGGTGGTCGACAGACAGCAGCGGAAAGATTTGCTATTGCCGTATATTGAAGAAGTTGTCAAAGAAGTGGATGTGGAAAACAAACACATCCGTGTCCACGTCATGGAAGGCTTAGATGACGAATGA
- the trmD gene encoding tRNA (guanosine(37)-N1)-methyltransferase TrmD has product MKIDVLTLFPDMFTGVFGSSMLKQASDKGIVSFQTIDFREYAANKHRKVDDYPYGGGAGMVLSPQPIFDAVAALTENEKKKPRIIMLCPQGEQHSQQKAAELAEEEHLIFLCGHYEGFDERVRHLVTDELSIGDYVLTGGELAAMVIADSVVRLLPGVLGNDESAVTDSYSTGLLEHPHYTRPADFRGMKVPDVLLSGHHAKIEEWRMEQSLRRTLERRPDLLKGHELTAKEADILKRLTDKQK; this is encoded by the coding sequence ATGAAAATAGATGTATTAACGTTATTTCCGGACATGTTTACGGGTGTTTTTGGCTCGTCGATGTTGAAGCAAGCAAGCGACAAGGGGATCGTCTCCTTCCAGACGATTGATTTTCGGGAATACGCAGCGAATAAACACCGCAAAGTCGATGATTACCCTTATGGTGGAGGGGCAGGGATGGTATTAAGCCCACAGCCAATTTTTGACGCCGTGGCTGCGTTAACGGAAAACGAGAAAAAGAAGCCACGGATTATCATGCTTTGCCCGCAAGGCGAGCAGCATAGCCAACAGAAGGCGGCAGAACTAGCGGAAGAAGAGCATTTGATCTTCCTATGCGGCCATTATGAAGGCTTTGACGAGCGTGTCCGTCATCTCGTGACCGATGAACTGTCGATTGGCGATTATGTGCTTACAGGCGGGGAACTCGCGGCAATGGTCATTGCCGACAGCGTTGTTCGGCTTTTGCCAGGCGTGCTCGGAAATGATGAATCAGCAGTTACAGACTCCTATTCAACTGGCTTGTTGGAACATCCCCATTATACACGGCCCGCCGATTTTCGCGGCATGAAAGTCCCCGATGTGCTCCTTTCTGGCCATCATGCCAAAATTGAAGAGTGGCGAATGGAACAATCGTTGCGACGTACGTTAGAGCGGCGCCCAGACTTACTAAAAGGGCATGAACTTACTGCCAAAGAAGCAGACATTCTTAAGCGGCTAACGGACAAGCAAAAGTAA